The Cryobacterium sp. SO1 genomic sequence GGTTGGCCGGTGTGTCCGGTGTGTCCGGTGGGTCTGGTGTGTCTGGTCGGTCCGGTGTGTCTGGTCGGTCCGGTGGGTCCGTCGAGTTGGGTGGGTTTGCCGGGCTCGGCGGCCTCGGCGGGCCCACCCGGCTTGGTGGGCTGGGTGGGCTCGGCCGGCTGGGTGGGTTCGCCCGGCTGGGTGGGCTGGGTGGGCTCGGCCGGCTGGGTGGGTTCGCCCGGCTGGGTGGGCTGGGTGGGCTGGGTGGGCTGGGTGGGTTCGCCCGGCTGGGTGGGCTGGGTGGGCTCGGCCGGCTGGGTGGGCTTGGTGGGCTGGGTGGTTTCGCCCGGCTGGGTGGGCTGGGCGGGTTGGCCGGTAGCGCCGGCGGTGGTGGTGAGGATCTGCACGGCGGGCCGGCGGCCGCCGAGCATCTCGTTGGGTTGACGGTGGTGCCGGCGGTGAGCAGGTCGATGAAGCCGTCGCAGGTGATCTGGGTGGTGGTGCGGGGGTCGTCCTTGACTCGTTTGGCCCAGGCGGCCCGGTCGGTGTCGACGAAGCGCACGCCGCCGCGGCGGGGGCTGGTGAGGCTGTCGAAGGTGGACTTGATGAATTCGCCCTGTTCCGGCGGGAAGAGGCCGTCGATGCGGACTTGGCCGGTGTTCAGGGTCCAGATGTGCAGGTAGCGGTCGTCCCAGGCTTTCTGTTCGCGCACCCGGATGCCGGCCTCGTCGAGGCAGTCGCGCATCTGCCGGGCCTTTTTGAGCAGTTGGTCCACGTTCAGCGAGGCGGCGTCGGCGAGTAATTGGGTCAGGGCGTCGGCCAGGGCCGGGCCAGTGACGACGGTGTCGACGTCGCCCAGGCCGGTGCGCAGGGCGTGCGCGGCATCGATGGACAGGGTGCCGTCGTTCACGGCGTGCGAGATCGGTGTGTGCCACGGCAGCGGCAGAAGCGGAACCGAAGGGGCGGCCGGGCCGGACCCCTCGGCGGTGCCCGGGCCAAGCGCGTCCCAGTCACGCGCCCCCGGGTCACCCGCCGGATCCAGCGCTTCGTCGCGCAGCCGACGGGCGGCCGCCGCCTCGGCCTCCGCCTGCGCGGCGGCGGCCTGGGCTTCGGCCTCCTCGGCCTCGGCGAGTATCCGGCCCACCCCCACGAGCTTGCGCGACTCGACCTTGCTCGCCCCGGTGAGCTGTTGGATCAACGCCTCGGGGTTCAGAAAGCCCTGCTGCGCGGCCAGGCCGGACTGGCCCAGCTCCCACCGGGAGCGCTGCCCGAGGGTCTTCGCCATCCACGCCTTGCGGGTATCCAACTCGCGTTGCGCCTGCGCGAGGATCCGCTGACCGGCCAACACCTCCGCATCCGACAACGCGTCGTACTCAACACTGCACGAGCCCAGCCTGGCCACGTTCGCGGCGGCATCCACGAACGCGTCACCGCGGGAAGCGGCGAACGTGTCTACGATGGTCGACTGGTTGTTCATACTGCGAATCTAGCCCGATTCCGAAGCTTTGTGTGAGTAAACGTCAACTTGTGGATAACGTTCTCGGGTCAGAGCGAGCGCACGGTCACACGTCCCACCGGGCCATCTAACGTAACGCGGGGACCGGCCGACAGTGGCCGTTGACGACTGCTGGAGTCGTCCGGGAACCAGGGACGGGTCCATGATCGTTGTAACCAGGCTGAATGACAGTCAGTTCGCGATCAATCCTGACCTCATTGAGCGCATCCATGTGAACCCCGACACCACCCTGGTGATGGTCGACGGCGCCAAGTTCATCGTGACCGAGAGCCTGACCGAGGTCATCGAGAAGATCGCCGCCTACCGGGCACGCGTGATCGGACTGGCCTACAGCGGCACCGACGCTTCCACGGGGAGCACAGACAGCAATCCCTACACCCGCCCGGACGCCGTTGTCCCCTTGCGCCCCCGGAGGCTGTAAATGGACCCCGCAACCCTGATCGGCATCGTTCTCGCCTTCGGCGCTCTCTTTGCAATGATCACCATCGAGGGCTCGCACGTCACCGCGATCCTGCTACCCGCCCCGATGGTTCTGGTCTTCGGCGCCACCATCGCCGTCGGAATCGCCGGCGGCACCCTGCGCGACACCGTCAAGGCCGTCAAGGCCCTGCCCGGTGCGTTCCTGGGCAAGACCACCCCGCCCCAGAAGCTCATCGACCAGGTGGTGGGTCTGGCCGAGAAGGCCCGCAGCTCGGGGCTGCTCGCCCTCGAGCAAGAGGCCGACAAGATCAACGACCCGTTCCTGCGCGGCGCACTGCAGAACATCGCCGACGGCACCGACGGTGATGAGCTGCGCATCCTGCTGGAAGACGAGATCGCCACCCGCACCAAGGAGAGCCGCAACGCGGCCAAGTTCTTCACCACACTGGGCGGCTACGCCCCCACGGTGGGCATCATCGGCACCGTGATCTCGCTCACGCACGTCCTCGAGAACCTGGACACCCCATCCACCCTCGGGCCCATGATCGCCGCCGCGTTCGTCGCAACTCTCTGGGGGCTCCTGTCCGCGAACTTCCTCTGGCTCCCCATCGGCAGCCGGCTGAAGCGACTCTCCGACATCGAAGCCGAACGGATGACGCTGCTCATGGAGGGCGCTCTGGCCGTGCAGGCCGGCAGCCAGCCCCGGCTGCTCGGCGAGCGCCTGCAGGCCATGGTGCCGGCGGCATCCGGTAAATCGGCGAAGGGGTCAAAGGGCGGCAAGGCCCAGAAGCCCTCGTCCGAGAAGCCCCTCAAGAAGGCCGCGTGAGCGGACGCGGCCGGGGCCGGGGCCGGGGGCTCGAGGAGGAACACGAGGAGCACGTCGACGAGCGCTGGATGGCCTCGTACATGGACATGGTCACCGTGCTGATGTGCATGTTCATCGTGCTGTTCGCCATGTCCACCGTGGACCAGGCCAAGTTCGTACAGCTGAAGAACTCCTTGGCGACGGGCTTCGGCGCGGTGGACGTGGGCAAGATCGACACCGCCGAGGGCGTCGTGGTGCCGGCCGACCTGGTCGACACCCCGGCGGTGAACCAGGATGTCGGGCTGTCCGACCTCGACCTGGCCATCGCCGAGGTCGACGACCTCACCGCCGTGCAGGAGGCCATGCAGACGGCCCTCACCGCCGTGGGCCTCGACGCCCTCGTGGAGTACGCCATCGACGAGCGCGGCCTCTCGGTGGGCCTGGTCGGGTCCGAGACGTTTTTCGAACCCAATGTCGCCACCCTCAGCTCCCAGGCGGTCTCGGTGCTCGACATCATCGGCCCGGTGCTGGCGGGCAGCCAACGCGAGGTCTCGGTCGAGGGACACGCCGACAGGCACGGGGTGACCATCAACTACCCGACCGACTGGGAGCTCTCCAGCGCCAGGGCCACCCAGGTGCTGCGCCACCTGGTGGAACGCACCGGGGTGGCGCAGGAGCGGATCGGCGCGATCGGCTACGGCTCGGCCCGGCCGGTGGACACCGGCGATGACCTGGCCGCCATGGCTCGCAACCGCCGGGTCGACGTGGTCCTGCTCTCCAACCAGCCCGACAGCGTGCGGGCGCTGATCCCGTCCGTGCTCGATGGCACGGCCGTGCCCGACGAGTCGGCCCCCACGGACAGCACCGCCGTGCACACCAACCCCAAGGACAGCGAAGCCAAGGACAGCACCCCCGCCACCGGCGGCGACACCTCGGCGGTGACCTCCGGGCACTGAGGCCACGGGCAGGCCGGGCGGCCGGGCGGCACAAAACGGCACCGACGACTTTGCCGACGCCGCTAACATCCGTATTCAACCCGCCGATAGTGCCAGTCGTGACGGTCCAGGAACATATCAGCAGCGGCGTGCCCGGAAAACCCGCGCGCGCTGTAGAGGTCTACGACTTCAGCAGACCGACGACGCTGGCCCGTGACCACGCCCGGGTGCTCGAGCTGGCCTTTGAGACCTTTGCCCGCCAGTGGGGTACCCAGCTGACCGCCCAGGTGCGGATGATTTCCCAAGTCACCTGCGAACAGGTGGTGATGAGCGGCTACGACGAGTACGCCTCCTCGCTCCCCGCCACGACCGCCATGGTGCTGTGCACCGTCGAGGGCCTCGACGCCCAGGCCGTCATCCAGTTTCCGTCCGCCGCCGCGCTGTACTGGGTCGCCCACATGCTCGGCGGCACCGGGCTGCCCCTTCCGCCGGAGCGGCCGTTCACCCAGATCGAGCAGGCCCTCGTTCGCCGGCTGATGGACGACGCCCTCGAGGACTTGCGGTACTCCCTCGGCGCCCTGCTCACCCTGCCCATCGCGGTGGACGGCATCCAGTACAACTCCCAGTTCGCGCAGGCTGCGGCCACGTCCGACCTGATGATCGTGGCTTCCTTCACTATCAGGGTCGGCGACAAGACCACGGCGGCCACCCTCGCCCTCCCGGCCGAAGCCCTGCTACCCCAGCTCGGCGAACCCGGCCCTCCGGTCTCGGCCACCCCGCCGGTGGACCTGTTGCGCGCCCAGCTCGGCTGGGTGCCCGTGGACGTGTCCCTGCGGCTCGCGCACGCGCGGGTGCTGCCGAGCGCCATCCTGGCCCTCGCGATCGGCGACGTGCTGGCGATCCCGCATCCCACCCACCGACCGCTCGACCTGGTGGTGGATGGCCGCACTCTGGCCCGCGCTGCCGTCGGCTCCACCGGCTCCCGCCTGGCCTGCATCATCATCGACACCGAGGAAAAGACCCCATGACGCTTCAGCGCTCCGCCTCCGCCCAGTCACCGTCCGCCGCCGGCGGAGTCGGCGTCATCGGCTCAGGGCTCTCCGACGGAGTCGCGGACGCGGCCGTCGCCGCCCTGCTCACGGTGCTGCCCACGCCCACCATCCTCACCGCGACGGTCGGTTCCGGCGCCGGCGTCGTCGGCCGCGCCGGGGGAACCGTGCACGGTGCCGTCGTGGCCTCGTTCGTCGGCGCCACCTCAGCCGACCTGGCCGTGGTCCTCGCCGACCCCGGCTCCCTCGACGCCGCGGCCGGCGCCGAGAGCGGCCTCGTCTCGCGAGACGACATCATCCGCCCGGCCCTCGAGCGCGCTGCCGGCGTGCTCGGCCTCGGTGTGCTGGGCGACGCCCGGATCGACGACGCGACCACCCTGTTCCTCGATGCGGAGACCGTGGTCTTCGAGCTCACCGGCGGCGGCGTCACCGTCGGCTGGTTCGCGATCCGGCTGCGCCTGAACAGCGCGGCCGCCGCAACCGGCGACCGCACCGTGGTCGGCAACCTCGGCCGTATCAACAGCGTCGAAATGGCCCTCACGGTCGAGATCGGCCGCACCAGGATGACGGTGCGCGACGTGCTCGCCCTCGAACCGGGCGCCGTGGTCGAACTGGACCGCTCCGTCGGATCGCCCGCCGACATCCTCCTCAACGGCCGCCTGATCGCCCACGGTGAGATCGTCGTCGTCGACCAGGACTACGCCGTGCGGATCACCCAGATCCTCGATGTGGCCGAGAGCCTGACCTAGGTGGACACCGTCGTCGTCGCCCTGCGAGTGATCCTGTCCCTGGCCGTTGTGCTCGGGCTGCTCTGGGTGCTGCAACGACGCCTGACTAGGGGCGCCGGGTCGCGCGCAGCCAATGTGGTGACCGTCGTGGGCCGGCAGGGCCTCGGCCAGAAGGCCTCAGTGGTGGTGGTGGATGTCGACGGCCGCCGTTTTGTGCTCGGCGTCACCGAGCAGTCGATCAGCGTGCTGCACGACGGCGAGACCGACCCGGCCGCGGCTGTGGCCGGCGGCGCCGGCATCAGCGCCGTGCGCACCGAGGGCGGCAACGATCAGTCGGCTGTCGCTTTCGCCAGGTCGTTGCACGCCGCATCCGGGGGACCGACCCTGGTGCCGTCGGACACCGACACACCGGCAGAGCCGCCGCTGACCTTCCGTCCGCGACGGGATCGCAGCCAGGGCGGTCGGCTCGGCGGCTCCATCCTCTCGCCCTCGACGTGGCAACAGACCGCCGCTCTGCTTCGGCACGGCCGGTGAAAACCGCGAACCCTGCTCTCGGCCGGCCCGTCCTGGCCCCTCCCGTCCCCACCCGGCAGGTCCTGGCCCGATGGGTCGTCATGGCGGCTCTTGTGGCCGTCATCGTGGTGGCCCTGATCCTGCTCGTGGCCTCAACCAGCCACGCGGCGCCGCTCGCCCCTACCGAGCCGATAGTGCCGATCGTGCCCATCGACCCTGCCGTCCCCACCCCGGCCGCCACCCCGGGAACGGGCCTCACCGTGGAGATCAACGGGCCGAACGGCGCGCCGTCTTCGGCCATCGTGACCCTGATCGGCATCACCCTGCTGTCGGTGGCGCCGGCGCTGCTGCTGATGATGACGTCGTTCACCAAGATCTTCGTGGTGCTCGCCATGACCCGCAACGCCCTCGCGCTGCCGTCGATCCCGCCCAACCAGGTGCTCGCGGGCCTGGCCCTGTTCCTGTCGCTGTTCATCATGGCTCCAGTGCTCACCGACATCAACACCGAGGCGTTGCAGCCCTACCTCAACGGCTCGATGACCTTCGACGATGCGGTGACGACGGGCTCGGAGCCGTTGCGCACCTTCATGCTCGCGCACACCAGGCAGGAAGACCTGGCCCTGATGGTGCGGGCGTCCGACCAGCCCAACCCGGCCAACCCCGCCGCGGTGTCGCTCGTCACCCTCATCCCGGCGTTCATGATCTCCGAACTGCGGGCCGCGTTCATCATCGGCTTCGTGATCTTCATCCCGTTCCTGGTCATCGACCTGGTGGTGTCGGCGGCGCTGATGTCGATGGGCATGATGATGCTGCCGCCGGTGATGATCTCGCTGCCGTTCAAGATCCTGCTCTTCATCCTCGTCGACGGCTGGGGCCTGATCATCACCACCCTGGTCAACAGTTACCGGGGTGGCTGATGGACCCCAACGCCGTCCTGGACATCGGCCTGCAGGCCATCGTCGTGTCCGCCAAGCTCTCGGCACCCATCCTGATCACCGCCCTGGTGGTCGGCTTCGCCATCTCCCTGGTGCAGTCGATCACCCAGATCCAGGAGGTGACGCTCTCCTTCGTGCCCAAGGCCATCGCGGTCTGTATCGCCATGCTCATCTGCGGGCACTGGATGATCTCCGAGATCGTCTCGTTCACCACCAACCTGTTCGATAAGATTCCCGGCCTGATCGGCGGCGGCTAGGTGAACATCACCCTGGACTTCGCCTGGCTGGAGGCGGTGATGCTGGCCGGGGTGCGCATGATCGCGTTCCTCGTCGTGGCGCCGCCGTTCTCCTTCAACGCGTTCCCGCTGCGCATCAAGGGCATGCTCGCGCTCGGCCTGGCGCTGGCCGTGGCGCCCAGGGTGGTGCCCGGCTACGCCTCGCCGGACACCGGGGGGTTCATCGTGGCGCTGCTGTTGGAGATCGTGGTGGGCGGCGTGCTGGGTTTCCTGGTCCTCGTCGTGTTCTCCGCCATCCAATCGGCCGGCAACCTGATCGACCTGTTCGGCGGCTTCCAGCTCGCCCAGGGCTTCGACCCGCAGTCGATGGTCAACGGCGCCCAGTTCACCCGGCTCTACCAGATGACCGCGCTGGCCCTGCTGTTCGCCTCCGGCGGCTACCAGCTGATCCTGGGCGGCCTGACCCGCTCGTTCGCCGCGCTGCCGGTCGGCGGCGGCATCGACCTCGCCGTGCCGATGCAGACGGTCACCGCCGCGGTCGGCCAGATGTTGCTGGCCTCGGTGCAGATCGCCGGACCGCTGATCGTGGTGCTGTTCCTCGCCGACGCCGGCTTGGGCCTGCTCACCAGGGTGGCCCCGGCGCTGAACGCGTTCGCGCTCGGTTTCCCGCTCAAGATCCTGATCACCCTCACCCTCGGCGCCGCCGGGTTCATGGCCCTGCCCGGCATCGTCGCCTCGCTCACCGACGACGCGGTGTCGAGCATGTGGGGGGTGCGCTGATGAGCGACGCGGGTGAACGCACCGAACAAGCCACAGAGAAGCGGATGCGGGAGGTCCGGTCCAAGGGTCAGCTGGCCAGGTCGCAGGACCTCACCGCGTGGGTCGGCATCGGCGCCGCCGCGGTGATGATGCCGATGACCATCGAGGCCGGTGCGGCCGCCGGGCGGTCGCAGCTGTTGGACATCCGTAACGTGGCCGAGAACCCGAACCCGGAGCGGGCGCTGCAGCTGCTCGCCGAGGGGCTGGGCACCATGGGCGGCGTCCTCACTCCCATGCTCGTCGTGGTCTGCGTGGCGGTGCTGGCGGGATCGATCCTGCAGGGCGGCGTGCACATCAAGAAGGTCGCCGGCAAGTACGAGCAGTTCAACCCGGTCACCGGGCTCGCACGCACCTTCGGCACCCAGGCGCTCTGGCAGGGGGTAAAGGCTCTGCTGAAGACCATCGTTGTCGGCGTGGTGCTCACCTCGGTGATCCAGGGCCTGACGCCGGTGCTGATGACCGCGGGCGGTCTGCCGGTGATGGTCCTGATCGGCGCGGCCGGCGACGGCACCGCCGCGCTGGTGCAATCGGCCGTGATCGCCGGCCTGGTGCTGGCCGCCGCCGATGTGATGGTGGTGATGCGGCGGAACCGCAAGCGCACGAGGATGACCAAGAAGGAGGTCACCGACGAGCACAAGAGCTCAGAGGGTGACCCGCTGATCCGCTCCCAACGCCGGGCCCGCCAGCTGGCGATGAGCCGCAACCGCATGATCGCCGCCGTCGCCACCGCCGACGTGGTGCTGATCAACCCCACCCACTTCGCCATCGCCCTCCGGTACGAACCGGGCAAGTCAGCCCCGAGGGTCGTCGCCAAGGGGGCCGGGGTGATCGCCGCCCGCATCCGCGAGCAGGCCGAGACCGACACCGTGCCCATCGTCAAGGACATCCCGCTGACCCGGGCCCTGCACAGCGCCTGCGAGCTCGGCCAGGAGATCCCGGTGGAGCTCTACAACGCCGTTGCCCGGGTGCTGGCCTTTGTGCTCGCCCTGAAGACCCGCGGTTCACGCTCCGGCGTGCACACCATGACCCACACCACTCGCCCTCATTTCACCCACCCGGCGGAGGCCATCTAAGTGAACAGCACGCTCGCAAAACTCGCCGTTCCGATCGGAGTGGTCGGCATCATCCTGCTGCTGGTGGTGCCGATTCCCGCCGGGCTGCTCGATGTGCTCATCATCGTGAACATCCTGCTGGCCCTGGTGACCCTGCTCACTACGATGTTCGTCAAGAAGCCGCTGGACTTCTCGGTGTTCCCGTCGCTGTTGCTCGTGGCCACCCTGTTCAGGCTCGGCCTGAACGTCGCGTCCACCCGGCTGGTGCTCGGCGACGGGTACGCCGGCCAGGTGATCGCCTCGTTCGGCCACGTCGCCGTCGGCGGGTCGATCATCATCGGCGCCGTGATCTTCCTGATCCTGGTGGTCATCCAGTTCGTCGTCGTCACCAAGGGCGCCGAACGTGTTGCCGAGGTGGGCGCCAGATTCACCCTCGACGCCATGCCGGGCAAGCAGATGGCCATCGACGCCGACCTGAACGCCGGCCTGATCACCGACGTGCAGGCCAAGGACCGTCGTGCGGAAGTCTCCGCTGAGGCCGACTTCTACGGGGCCATGGACGGCGCCTCCAAATTCGTCAAGGGTGACGCCATCGCCGGCCTGATCATCATCATCATCAACCTGATCGGCGGCATCGCCATCGGCATGCTGCAGCGCGGCATGGAGGTCGGCGACGCGCTGAACACCTACGCCCTGCTCACGATCGGCGACGGCCTGGTCACCCAGATTCCCGCCCTGCTGATGGCCGTCTCCACCGGCATGATCGTCACCCGCTCCAACGCCGAGTCCGACATCGGCGCCACAGCGTCGGCCCAGCTCACCCAGTCCCGCACCGCGCTGATGATCGCCGGCGCCGCCGCGATCCTGATGGCGCTCATCCCCGGCATGCCGATCATCCCGTTCATCATCGTCGGCGCTGGACTGATCGTCATCTCCCAGCGGATCAAGGGCAACGAGGCCAAGGCCAAGGCCGGCGCCGCCGCGGCCGCGGCCGTGGAAGGGCTGGCGCCCCGGACGGACACGGCCGAGGACCTCATGGAGCAGATGCGCGTGCATGCCCTCGAGATCCAGCTCGCCCCCGACCTCGTGGACCTCGTGTCCGGGGCCTCCGACGACCTGCTCGCCCGGGTGCGGGCACTCCGCCGCAAAATCGCGATCGACCTGGGAATGGTCGTGCCGCCGGTGCGCACCAGGGACAACATCGACCTACCGCCGTCCACCTACGCCATCCGCATCGCCGGGGTCGAGGCCGGGCGCGGCATCGCCCCGGCCGGCAAGGTGCTCGCGCTCGGCGACAACCTGGAGTCGCTGCCGGGCACGGCGACCATCGAACCGGTCTTCGGTCTGGCCGGCAAATGGGTGCCGGGCGAGATGCGGCCACGGGCGGAGATGGCCGGCGCCACGGTGATCGACCGGGTCTCGGTGCTCGTGACGCACCTGTCGTCGATCATCACCGGCAACGCCGCGCGCCTGCTCAGCCGTGAAGACGTGCGGGTGCTCACGGATGGCGTCCGCCAGGTCAGCCCGTCGGCCGTGGACGACCTCATCCCCGGCCTGCTCTCCCTGGCCGAGGTTCAGCGGGTGCTGCAGGGGCTGCTCGCCGAGCAGATCCCGATCAACGACCTGCCGCGCATCTACGAGGCCCTGTCGGTGCGTGCGAAGGTGTCCGTCGATGCGGAAGGCCTCGTCGAGGCAGCCCGGCAGGCGCTCGGGCCCGCGCTCACAGCGTTATACCTGGACGGCGCGCTCCTTCGGGTCATCATGATCGAGCCCGGCCTCGAGCAGTCGATGCTCGAGGGCATGCGGCCGAGCGACGCGGGCAGCCAGATCCTGCTCGACCCTGTCCGGGTCGACGCCATCCTCGGCTCCCTGCGCAGCACCATCGCCGCCGTCGAGGCCAGCGGCCGCACGGCCGTGCTGGTCTGCGCTCCGGCGCTCCGGCCGGCCATCCACCGTCTGGTGTCGGCGCAGGCCGGTGGCCTGCCGGTGTTGTCCTACGAAGAGGTCACCTCCGCCAGGGTCGCCATCGAAACGGTGGGGGTGGTCCGTGCAAACGAAACGCTTGCGGCTTGAGGGTTCCACCCTGCCCGAACTGCAGGCCCGCGTGCTCGCCGAGCACGGCGACGGCGCCCGCATCGTCGCTGCCGAGCAGGTGACCGTCGGCGGTATCCGGGGCTTCTTCGCCAAACGGCACATCGAGGTGACCGTCGAGGTGCCCGACGCCCCGGTCCAGGTCCTGGTGGAGCGCGGCTCTCAGCGCCGCCGTGCCGCCCGCCCGAGGGATGAGGTCACCACCAGGCTCGGCATCGCGGCGCTGCTCGATGACGCGGATGCGGCCGAGACGCTTCTGCGCACCGACCCGGCGTCTCCTCGTCGAGCGGCCCGCGAGACCGCCGTCGCACCGGACGTGTCGACGGGCACCCCGGACTTCGCCCGGCTGATGGACGAGCTGACCTTCGCCACCTCGCCCGCCCTTCGGCCCGGCGGCGCGTCGGCGCCGGACGAGCCGGCGGAGCCGTTCGGTTCCTCGGTGCCGGTCGGTTCAGTGGTGCCGTTCCGTTCGGCGGAGCCGTTCCGTTCAGCGGAGCCGGACCGACACGAACCCGGCGACCGGCCGGCACTGTCGTCTGGGGCGCCGACGATGCTGGACGGCCCCGGCGATCTGATCCTGCTCCTCGGCCTGCCCGACGACGTGGCCGTGGCCGCCAGGCTGCTGTCGGCGGGCGCCACGGCAGTGCTCTACGACGAGCGGGACCAGATCGCCGACCGCCGTTCGGCCCTCGCCGCCCGGGCCAGGGGAGTGGAACAGGGCCGGAGCATCCTCGTGGCGCACGCGTCCGGTGACCCTGCCGCGCTGGGCGCCGACCAGGTCTGGGCCGTTGTGCACGCCGGCCGGAAGCCCGCAGACACGGCCCGCTGGGTGCGGGACGCGGGCATGTGGGTCTCGATCGACGCCGTCGCTGTGCTCGGCGTGGACTCCACGGCCACTCCCGGCACCGTGCTGGAGCTGGGTCTGCCGATCGGCTGGCTTGCCCCAGCCGGGCCGCCGCGGCCGTTCGCGATAGGCTGAGCGGATGCTGGTTCTCACGCGCAAACAGGGGGAAAAGATCCTCATCGGTGACGACATCGTCATCACGGTGCTCGAGGTCCGCGGCGACAGCATCCGCCTGGGTGTCGACGCCCCGCGGGGAATCTCCATCCAGCGTGCCGAGATCCTCAAGGCCGTCACCGAGGCCAACCTCGAGGCCAACCTCGCCGCGGACCGGGACGACCAGGTCGCGGCCGACCAGCTCAGATCGAGCCTAGGCCTCTAGGAGGCCGCTGAACAACTTTGGGTGCGGGTGTCGCTTATTTAAGGCGCGCCTGCGGCGGGTCGGCTCTTGGTCGTTAAGACTGGGGTGATGCAGGGTTGTGATGATGGTCAGCGTGAGATTTACGATGTCGATGCCGTAGCGGGGCACTTGCTTCCGCCTGGATCGGTGTTCGCTTTCCTCGCAGCGCACCGTCGGGAGCTGTTTCCCGACGATGCGTTTGCGGACTTGTTTTCCTCGCAGAACGGCCGCCCGTCAATACCGGCGGACGTGATCGCGTCGGTGATGGTGTTGCAAACACTGCACAACCTTTCCGACAGGGAAGCGGCCGAGGCGTTGACGTATGACCTGCGGTGGAAAGCCGCCTGCGGGTTCGCGCTGACTGAAACCTCTTTCCACCCGACCGTGCTGGTCTATTGGCGCAAACGCTTGGCTGCCAGTGACCGGCCGCACCGCATTTTTGAGGCCGTGACCGCGGTCATTGCCCAGTCCGGAGCATTGTCGGGGCGCAAACGCCGGGCGTTGGACTCAACAATTTTGGAGGATGCGGTTGCCCGGCAGGACACCGTCACGCAGCTGGTCGGACAGATCCGCCGTGTTGGCCGGGAGATCCCCGGCGCGGACGTGAGCGTCGCCGGCTTGACCGGCCATGATTACTCCCAGCCGGGCAAGCCCGACATTGCGTGGGACGACCGCGACGCCCGCGACGAGCTCGTCTCCCGCCTGGTCACCGATGCTCTCGCTCTGCTGGGCAGCATCAACGTCCATATCCTCAACAAGAAGCAGCAGGAAACCGTCGCGCTGCTTGCCTTGGTCGCCGGCCAAGACGTGGAACCCGCCGACGGGTCCGACGGGACCGACGGGCGGTGGCGGATCGCCCGCCGGGTCGCTCCCGACCGGGTGATTTCCACCGTCGATCCTGATGCCCGCCATGCGCACAAGAGCCGCCAGAAAAAGATCGACGGCTATAAAGCCCACGTCAACGCGGAGCCCGACACCGGGTTGGTGACGGCGGCAATGCTCACGAAAGCCTCTGGTTCGCAAAACAGCGACGCGGCTCGCGGCGGCGAGCTGCTCGCGGCCGACGTCAGCATCGGTGAGCAAAACATTGACGTGCTGGGTGATTCGGCCTATGGCAGCGGCGGGCTCCTGACCGAGATTCATGCCGCTGGGCACCGGCCGATCATCAAGCCGATGCCGCTGGGCCGAGCCGTTCCGGGCGGATTCACCATCGATGACTTCACCGTGGATGAAACCCTGCAGACCGTGACCTGCCCGGCCGGGAACGTCCGGTCGCTCAGCCCGAAACGACGGGCCAGTTTTGGTAGTTCGTGCCAGGCCTGCCCGCTGATGGCGCAGTGCACCACCGCGAAGTCCGGCAAGAAGATGCAGATTCATCCGCTGGATCAGGTTCGCCGGGAGCACCGCGTCACCGCTCAGGACCCGGACTTTCAAGCCCTTTATCGCCAGCACCGTCCAATGATTGAACGGACGCTGGCGTGGATGACGCGCGGGGCCCGGCGGGTCCGCTACCGCGGCGTTGCCAAGAACAATGCGGGGTGGGTGATCCGTGCTGCCGCGATCAATCTCAAACGGCTCCTCAACCTCGGTTTGACCAGCCAGAACGGGGTTTGGGCCCTTGGATAACACC encodes the following:
- the fliP gene encoding flagellar type III secretion system pore protein FliP (The bacterial flagellar biogenesis protein FliP forms a type III secretion system (T3SS)-type pore required for flagellar assembly.), whose protein sequence is MAALVAVIVVALILLVASTSHAAPLAPTEPIVPIVPIDPAVPTPAATPGTGLTVEINGPNGAPSSAIVTLIGITLLSVAPALLLMMTSFTKIFVVLAMTRNALALPSIPPNQVLAGLALFLSLFIMAPVLTDINTEALQPYLNGSMTFDDAVTTGSEPLRTFMLAHTRQEDLALMVRASDQPNPANPAAVSLVTLIPAFMISELRAAFIIGFVIFIPFLVIDLVVSAALMSMGMMMLPPVMISLPFKILLFILVDGWGLIITTLVNSYRGG
- a CDS encoding flagellar biosynthetic protein FliR, yielding MNITLDFAWLEAVMLAGVRMIAFLVVAPPFSFNAFPLRIKGMLALGLALAVAPRVVPGYASPDTGGFIVALLLEIVVGGVLGFLVLVVFSAIQSAGNLIDLFGGFQLAQGFDPQSMVNGAQFTRLYQMTALALLFASGGYQLILGGLTRSFAALPVGGGIDLAVPMQTVTAAVGQMLLASVQIAGPLIVVLFLADAGLGLLTRVAPALNAFALGFPLKILITLTLGAAGFMALPGIVASLTDDAVSSMWGVR
- a CDS encoding flagellar biosynthesis protein FlhB — protein: MSDAGERTEQATEKRMREVRSKGQLARSQDLTAWVGIGAAAVMMPMTIEAGAAAGRSQLLDIRNVAENPNPERALQLLAEGLGTMGGVLTPMLVVVCVAVLAGSILQGGVHIKKVAGKYEQFNPVTGLARTFGTQALWQGVKALLKTIVVGVVLTSVIQGLTPVLMTAGGLPVMVLIGAAGDGTAALVQSAVIAGLVLAAADVMVVMRRNRKRTRMTKKEVTDEHKSSEGDPLIRSQRRARQLAMSRNRMIAAVATADVVLINPTHFAIALRYEPGKSAPRVVAKGAGVIAARIREQAETDTVPIVKDIPLTRALHSACELGQEIPVELYNAVARVLAFVLALKTRGSRSGVHTMTHTTRPHFTHPAEAI
- the fliO gene encoding flagellar biosynthetic protein FliO, whose product is MDTVVVALRVILSLAVVLGLLWVLQRRLTRGAGSRAANVVTVVGRQGLGQKASVVVVDVDGRRFVLGVTEQSISVLHDGETDPAAAVAGGAGISAVRTEGGNDQSAVAFARSLHAASGGPTLVPSDTDTPAEPPLTFRPRRDRSQGGRLGGSILSPSTWQQTAALLRHGR
- the fliQ gene encoding flagellar biosynthesis protein FliQ; the protein is MDPNAVLDIGLQAIVVSAKLSAPILITALVVGFAISLVQSITQIQEVTLSFVPKAIAVCIAMLICGHWMISEIVSFTTNLFDKIPGLIGGG